One Sesamum indicum cultivar Zhongzhi No. 13 linkage group LG14, S_indicum_v1.0, whole genome shotgun sequence genomic window, AATGTTTGGCTTGACTTAGAAGCAAGATTCGGCGAGAGCAATGGGCCGCTTTTATATCAACTGCAAAGGGAAGTCAGCTCTTTATCTCaaggaaataaaaatcttGCTGCCTACTACACCAAGCTCAGGAAACTGTGGGATGAGCAAGCAACTTTAGATCCATTGCCAACATGTTCTTGCGGAGCTGGAGCAAAATTCGCTGAAATGCCAACTACACTCAACTTATACAATTTCTGATGAGATTAAACGATGCCTATGATCACATTTGTAATCATATCTTAGTGATGGATCCACTGCCCTCAATAGGTAAAGCATACTCTATGATCCTacaagttgaaaaacaaaggGAAGTGAATGCCAGGCATCTTGAGCTAGACACAGAAGAGGCGATGACAATACAAACCttttatataagaaaacaGAACAACTTCAGGAATCCTATCAAGAAAAGAACTGCTGCTGAGAAGAAGCAAATGTACTGCACATATTGCAAGAAAACAGGCCACACAAGAGAGCAGTGCTTTGAACTGAATGGTTATCCAGAATGATGTGAAGACTTGATGAAACAAAGAAAGGGTGTAAACAAACCTGTGATCAATAAAATGTACAATGCACACCTGGagaatggaaaagaaaatggacAAGGCTCTTCTCAAACTGAAAATAACCTGTCAGAGTTGATCAAAGCTGAAGTGAGAAGAGCTTTACACAATTCAGACTTTTCCCAGAATTACTCCAACAGTATGTATGCTGATAACTCTGTCAACTTCGCAGGTACACTTCTTTATAAAGATAACCTTGAATCTAATGAAAACTGGATCATGGACAGTAGTCCTTCAGCTCATATGTCCATGAATCCAGACTTGTTTCATAATCTGAGACAGCTTGACACCATCAATACAGTCAAATTACCTGATGGTAACATGTATAAAGTTGATAAGATAGGAGATATACACATACTAAAAAATGTACTATATATTTCTGATTTCAAACATAACCTCTTATCTGTTAATGCTTTGTGTGAAGCTGGAAATATTAATGTTGTCTTTATCAATTCTCAATGCTTTGTGCAGGACCTTGTGACTAGAAAGGTCATTGCCATAGGTTTTAAGAAAGGAAGACTGTACTTACTAGAAAATGCTCAAAACTGCAGACAACTGGATCCTCACAAGCATGTGGCCCAACTTTCTGAAGAATTGAAATGCATGAAAAGGAATAATAAACATGTTGACCTATGGCACAACAGATTAGGACATCCTAGCGAAGGTGTTATTTCTCATTTACCCTTTAGAATAGATAGGACTGAATCTATCAAGTGTTGTGAAATTTGTCCTCTTGCCAAAAACAGGCTTCCTTTTCAGCTTAATAAAAGTCATTCTGACACTGCTTTTGATCTCATACATATTGATGTTTGGGGCCCTTACAATCAGCACTCTATCACTCATTGTACTTATATGCTCACTATAGTGGATGATTGTAGTAGGGCCACTTGGGTTTACATGATGGTTCATAAGTCCCAAGTACAGCAAAAACTTGAAAGTTTTTTGAACATGGTTGAAACTCAATACAATTTCAAGGTTAAAAGAATTAGAAGTGATAATGACACTGAATTCACTAATAAACAACGCCAAGACTTACTGCAAAATAGAGGAATGCTGCATCAAAGAACCTGTGTATATAGCCCTCAGCAGAATGGTATAGTGGAAAGAAAGCACCAACACTTATTACAAGTTGCTAGGTCCATCATGTTTTATGCAAAGCTGCCTAAAAAATTTGGGGTTGAATCACTACTAACTTCCACTTACTTAATAAATAGGATGCCTACACCTACTTTAAAGTGGAAAAGCCCTTATGAAATACTTCACAATAAGGCCCCTGATTACACACACCTAAGGATTTTTGGTTGTCTTTGCTTTGTTACTAATGTTATGCctagcaaaagaaaatttgaaccAAGAGCCCTAAAATGTGTTTTCTTGGGTTATGCTCAAGGTAAGAAAGGATAAGGTTCTGGACTTAGATAccaatatattacatattgcTAGGGATGTGATATTTCATGAGAACAGTTTTCCTTTTAGAGACATAAAATCTAAGGATAATCATGTCCCCTACCTACTATAAGTTGTGAAGAACATGATGAGGATACTCAACAGCTAGAACAGGAAGTCACCCCTCAAGAGGAAAATATAAGCCTTAGAAGATCTACTAGAACCACTCATAGACCTGTGTGGATGAATGACTTTCTGTGCCATTGCTATTCTGATTGTATATCTGATAATTGTGCTAACCAAGTCCTAGGCTGCTTTGTAGAAAAGGTGTGTCCACTGCAGGAACCAAAATGTTTCTTAGAAGCTCAGAGTCATCTGGAATGGAGAAATGCAATGAAGCAAGAGATTGATGCACTAGAGAAAAACAACACATGGGAACTCTGTGCTTTAgcagaaggaaagaaaccaaTAGGGTGcaaatggatttttaaaaCCAAATTGAAACCAGATGGAAGTGTTGAAAGATACAAAGCAAGACTGGTTGCAAAAGGATTGAATCAGGTTGAAGGGGAAGACTACAGTGACTGTTTTGCTCCTGTTGCAAAGACAATCACTGTAAGAACACTTCTTGGTGCTGCTGCTGCTAAAGGATGGCATTTACATCATTTAGATGTGAACAATGCCTTCCTTCATGGGAGCTTGGATGAAACCATATACATGACACCTCCAGAAGGTTATGGGGCAACAAAAGAAATGGTTTGCAGGCTCAAAAAGTCTTTATATGGCCTGAAGCAAGCTTCAAGGCAGTGGAACAGTGAATtcactgaaaaaataaagggttTAGGATTTAAACAATCAAAATATGATTACTGTCTGTTCACAAATGGTactaacaattattttattgctttACTTATCTATGTAGATGACATCCTCATTGCTGTAGCAACAAAAGGATTAATAGAAGAAGTGAAAAGATACCCGGATAATCTTTTCACTGTCAAGGACCTTGGGGAGGCACAATATTTCCTTGGCCTTGAACTTAGCAGATCACAAAAGCGCTTAGTGGTGTCATAGAAGAAGTATACTCAGGACATTATAAGGGACATTGGCTTGCATGAAGGCAAGTCAGTGTTAACACCATTGCCTCCAGGTTTGAAGTTTTCTCCAGAACCTGAAAGATCTCTGAAGGAAGCTAGCAGATACAGGAGACTCATAGGAAGGCTGCCGTATCTTGGATTTACACGGCCAGACATATGCTTTTCCACACAACAGTTGAGTCAATATGTCCAAGAACCTTGTGAGGAGCATTGGCAAGCAGCAGTTCATCTGATCAGATATTTGAAAGGGATCATTCATGAGGTTTGTTCTTTTCCTCCAATAATGAACTTAAGCTCACTGCATTTTCTGATGCAGATTGGGCAACGTGTAAGAGGACTAGAAGATCAACCACTGGTTACTGCATTTTCATGGGAACAGCTCCAATATCATGAAAATCTAAGAAACAGACCATAGTTGCAAGATCCTCAGCCGAGGCAGAGTACAGAAGTATGGCAGCAACTGTGTGTGAGATTGTTTGGGTGAATAATTTGCTTAGAGATTTACAGATACAAGTTTAAACACCAATTCCTTTCCATTGTGACAACAAGGCTGCACTTCATATAACTGAAAATCTAGTTTTTCATGAGCGTAGAAAACATGTTGAAATCGACTGTCATGTTGTAAGGGACAAGTTCAAGGAAGGGCTGATTCAGCCTACTTATTTAACTACCCAAGATCAAGTGGCAGacatatttacaaaaatccTGACAGGGAATGCTTTCTTCTGTTTGTATTCCAAGTTGGGATTGATCACTAAGAATACAATTCCAACTTGCAAGGGGGCTGCTGAAGTTTGAAATGTCTGCATCAATGCAGCATATTATGAAGAGAGGATAAGCTGCTGTCTGCAGCAGAAAGGGAACAgagaaaaggaggaagaagaagctGCAGAAGGAAAACGTTACCCACTTATAAAGTCGTATTCTTGGCTATTACGTTTTATTGTATCCGTTGCCTTGACTCTTTCTACTTAGTAGTTAGGAGttagttttttcttctcttatatATTAGAGGGATTGCACACCCTGTGTTCTGtaacttttgatttctttttctgattCAATAAAAGATTTGCTTTCTTGATTCAAGCACTCATCTGTTTGCATCCATGACTTCGTTTAAGTCTTGAAATTTCAGCAAAATGTTTATTcccataaaaatttgatttgataatatagcccacttatttattaattttatgactGAGGACTTGTTTTCtcgaaatttttaaaacctCCAATTTTATATCGTCACTGTACATGTGAAAATGGGACAAGTTATGAGAAATCCATAGAAAAAAGTCCCCtctcaaaaatagataaattgataaccaaatcaattttttatggaatcCAAAATGCCAAGtttttatacatatagttgatttcgtaaaataaaatttataataaattaaaagaattattgttaataaataaataaatgctaTGCATAATTAAAGCTCAAGTATAAATTGGAGAGAGAAATGATTTAAAacttatgattaaaaaaaaaattaatcccgatcaaacaaatttcatctcatttttttctctctaatatgaaataaaataaagaaacaactATTGCAAAATACTATCTTAATATAAATTCGTTCGTAGTCTCTGGTACGATGATTTTGTCTCTTTTGAATTAGGGTTTGTCTTTTGCATGAAAGTTGAAGGTTTTAGCTGTCTCAAGCACGCGTTTTGTTCAACACTCTCTGTCAAATAATAGGGAGTTGAAATCTTCTGTGCCTTTTTGttctacttaattttttcttgtgtatAGCTTTTCATTTGAATTCACATTGTCAGTTGGTCTTATATTCATAATCTTACAGCTGCTTCTCCTTCGTATAGGAGATTGGTTAGTTTAGAGGCACATTGTCTCCATCGTATCAGCTATTTACGGTATTCCTCACTTTAGCTTCGTCATTTTTAGATAAAGACTGCTGTGAGAAGGTTGGCAGATTTTACAGGCAATTCATTGGATTGTGAATGTATTAGTTTCATAGAAAATTGCAAATAGTTACATATACACACTCTGGCAGTATAAAATCCAGTTCTTTGTTTTGTGTATATACGAGTTTTCAATGCAAATAGTCCTTTCGAGCTTGATTTGACTATATTATATTAGAAGAAATATAGCTCcgtaaaaaatttaagctCGAGCTTGACgaactcaaattttttatgcttCAACTTGAGCTTCAGTGATACAAAcaaaacattttttatttaataattaacattaaaattaatataaaaattgttttaaaatatttgttaattattattagattgcAGAAAGCGCAAATTATTgcatctaataaaaatatatttctaattttctttggCTAttcgataattttaaaaataataattaatataaaataaaaaataataataataacgaattatagaaatacaaaaaatatatttacattaaattaatctaatattaGGAATATATACAActtcatattaaaatagtaCTATACATCCAATATCATTATATAAGttggataattattaatacaaaaataaattagtaactaaccacacaataattatgaattaacaaaatcaattgataacttaaaaaaagtaataaatatgattatgCTCAAGTAGTGGACATATGATATAACcattttggaggaaaatttggaacaaaaaatatgattctttCTCAAATCCTCtatttttgtacaaaataGCAttgatattgatttttattgacCAATTCGAGCTGTCTTCCAGGATCTATAACATCAAGGAAatcttatgaaaattgaatattttccCCTAGAAAATGTAAAACAGATATTGGgcattctaaaaaaatatttcgtaATTGATCTACCAAAAAAGAAGCTTtaaatctattaaatttttttcatcttttttaattaagatgAAAATAGGTTTTGatcataatttatactaaataaatttatttttttaaaataaaataaaaacataagagatactagatataatttcggacaaaatgcataaaaatcccctatgttttaaaaatttgcaaaaaaaaccctcctgttatgagaataggctaaaagctcctctatgttttgtaaaattacagctCAATCGTCCCCTCTCCgttgttttgtaaaacttcAGCTCAATCGtcccctctccgttaaatccaactaacggtgttcatttttttaaaaaatgaccattatacccttacttaatatatattatttcttattttaatgatcgtTGTATCTtctttgattaaatattaatcgttagatctaatcaattaatctcaatcattagattttaaaaaaataaagtctagattcaataaattatttaacttatattatatataaataatttaaattttaaataatatactaaCTNNNNNNNNNNNNNNNNNNNNNNNNNNNNNNNNNNNNNNNNNNNNNNNNNNNNNNNNNNNNNNNNNNNNNNNNNNNNNNNNNNNNNNNNNNNNNNNNNNNNNNNNNNNNNNNNNNNNNNNNNNNNNNNNNNNNNNNNNNNNNNNNNNNNNNNNNNNNNNNNNNNNNNNNNNNNNNNNNNNNNNNNNNNNNNNNNNNNNNNNNNNNNNNNNNNNNNNNNNNNNNNNNNNNNNNNNNNNNNNNNNNNNNNNNNNNNNNNNNNNNNNNNNNNNNNNNNNNNNNNNNNNNNNNNNNNNNNNNNNNNNNNNNNNNNNNNNNNNNNNNNNNNNNNNNNNNNNNNNNNNNNNNNNNNNNNNNNNNNNNNNNNNNNNNNNNNNNNNNNNNNNNNNNNNNNNNNNNNNNNNNNNNNNNNNNNNNNNNNNNNNNNNNNNNNNNNNNNNNNNNNNNNNNNNNNNNNNNNNNNNNNNNNNNNNNNNNNNNNNNNNNNNNNNNNNNNNNNNNNNNNNNNNNNNNNNNNNNNNNNNNNNNNNNNNNNNNNNNNNNNNNNNNNNNNNNNNNNNNNNNNNNNNNNNNNNNNNNNNNNNNNNNNNNNNNNNNNNNNNNNNNNNNNNNNNNNNNNNNNNNNNNNNNNNNNNNNNNNNNNNNNNNNNNNNNNNNNNNNNNNNNNNNNNNNNNNNNNNNNNNNNNNNNNNNNNNNNNNNNNNNNNNNNNNNNNNNNNNNNNNNNNNNNNNNNNNNNNNNNNNNNNNNNNNNNNNNNNNNNNNNNNNNNNNNNNNNNNNNNNNNNNNNNNNNNNNNNNNNNNNNNNNNNNNNNNNNNNNNNNNNNNNNNNNNNNNNNNNNNNNNNNNNNNNNNNNNNNNNNNNNNNNNNNNNNNNNNNNNNNNNNNNNNNNNNNNNNNNNNNNNNNNNNNNNNNNNNNNNNNNNNNNNNNNNNNNNNNNNNNNNNNNNNNNNNNNNNNNNNNNNNNNNNNNNNNNNNNNNNNNNNNNNNNNNNNNNNNNNNNNNNNNNNNNNNNNNNNNNNNNNNNNNNNNNNNNNNNNNNNNNNNNNNNNNNNNNNNNNNNNNNNNNNNNNNNNNNNNNNNNNNNNNNNNNNNNNNNNNNNNNNNNNNNNNNNNNNNNNNNNNNNNNNNNNNNNNNNNNNNNNNNNNNNNNNNNNNNNNNNNNNNNNNNNNNNNNNNNNNNNNNNNNNNNNNNNNNNNNNNNNNNNNNNNNNNNNNNNNNNNNNNNNNNNNNNNNNNNNNNNNNNNNNNNNNNNNNNNNNNNNNNNNNNNNNNNNNNNNNNNNNNNNNNNNNNNNNNNNNNNNNNNNNNNNNNNNNNNNNNNNNNNNNNNNNNNNNNNNNNNNNNNNNNNNNNNNNNNNNNNNNNNNNNNNNNNNNNNNNNNNNNNNNNNNNNNNNNNNNNNNNNNNNNNNNNNNNNNNNNNNNNNNNNNNNNNNNNNNNNNNNNNNNNNNNNNNNNNNNNNNNNNNNNNNNNNNNNNNNNNNNNNNNNNNNNNNNNNNNNNNNNNNNNNNNNNNNNNNNNNNNNNNNNNNNNNNNNNNNNNNNNNNNNNNNNNNNNNNNNNNNNNNNNNNNNNNNNNNNNNNNNNNNNNNNNNNNNNNNNNNNNNNNNNNNNNNNNNNNNNNNNNNNNNNNNNNNNNNNNNNNNNNNNNNNNNNNNNNNNNNNNNNNNNNNNNNNNNNNNNNNNNNNNNNNNNNNNNNNNNNNNNNNNNNNNNNNNNNNNNNNNNNNNNNNNNNNNNNNNNNNNNNNNNNNNNNNNNNNNNNNNNNNNNNNNNNNNNNNNNNNNNNNNNNNNNNNNNNNNNNNNNNNNNNNNNNNNNNNNNNNNNNNNNNNNNNNNNNNNNNNNNNNNNNNNNNNNNNNNNNNNNNNNNNNNNNNNNNNNNNNNNNNNNNNNNNNNNNNNNNNNNNNNNNNNNNNNNNNNNNNNNNNNNNNNNNNNNNNNNNNNNNNNNNNNNNNNNNNNNNNNNNNNNNNNNNNNNNNNNNNNNNNNNNNNNNNNNNNNNNNNNNNNNNNNNNNNNNNNNNNNNNNNNNNNNNNNNNNNNNNNNNNNNNNNNNNNNNNNNNNNNNNNNNNNNNNNNNNNNNNNNNNNNNNNNNNNNNNNNNNNNNNNNNNNNNNNNNNNNNNNNNNNNNNNNNNNNNNNNNNNNNNNNNNNNNNNNNNNNNNNNNNNNNNNNNNNNNNNNNNNNNNNNNNNNNNNNNNNNNNNNNNNNNNNNNNNNNNNNNNNNNNNNNNNNNNNNNNNNNNNNNNNNNNNNNNNNNNNNNNNNNNNNNNNNNNNNNNNNNNNNNNNNNNNNNNNNNNNNNNNNNNNNNNNNNNNNNNNNNNNNNNNNNNNNNNNNNNNNNNNNNNNNNNNNNNNNNNNNNNNNNNNNNNNNNNNNNNNNNNNNNNNNNNNNNNNNNNNNNNNNNNNNNNNNNNNNNNNNNNNNNNNNNNNNNNNNNNNNNNNNNNNNNNNNNNNNNNNNNNNNNNNNNNNNNNNNNNNNNNNNNNNNNNNNNNNNNNNNNNNNNNNNNNNNNNNNNNNNNNNNNNNNNNNNNNNNNNNNNNNNNNNNNNNNNNNNNNNNNNNNNNNNNNNNNNNNNNNNNNNNNNNNNNNNNNNNNNNNNNNNNNNNNNNNNNNNNNNNNNNNNNNNNNNNNNNNNNNNNNNNNNNNNNNNNNNNNNNNNNNNNNNNNNNNNNNNNNNNNNNNNNNNNNNNNNNNNNNNNNNNNNNNNNNNNNNNNNNNNNNNNNNNNNNNNNNNNNNNNNNNNNNNNNNNNNNNNNNNNNNNNNNNNNNNNNNNNNNNNNNNNNNNNNNNNNNNNNNNNNNNNNNNNNNNNNNNNNNNNNNNNNNNNNNNNNNNNNNNNNNNNNNNNNNNNNNNNNNNNNNNNNNNNNNNNNNNNNNNNNNNNNNNNNNNNNNNNNNNNNNNNNNNNNNNNNNNNNNNNNNNNNNNNNNNNNNNNNNNNNNNNNNNNNNNNNNNNNNNNNNNNNNNNNNNNNNNNNNNNNNNNNNNNNNNNNNNNNNNNNNNNNNNNNNNNNNNNNNNNNNNNNNNNNNNNNNNNNNNNNNNNNNNNNNNNNNNNNNNNNNNNNNNNNNNNNNNNNNNNNNNNNNNNNNNNNNNNNNNNNNNNNNNNNNNNNNNNNNNNNNNNNNNNNNNNNNNNNNNNNNNNNNNNNNNNNNNNNNNNNNNNNNNNNNNNNNNNNNNNNNNNNNNNNNNNNNNNNNNNNNNNNNNNNNNNNNNNNNNNNNNNNNNNNNNNNNNNNNNNNNNNNNNNNNNNNNNNNNNNNNNNNNNNNNNNNNNNNNNNNNNNNNNNNNNNNNNNNNNNNNNNNNNNNNNNNNNNNNNNNNNNNNNNNNNNNNNNNNNNNNNNNNNNNNNNNNNNNNNNNNNNNNNNNNNNNNNNNNNNNNNNNNNNNNNNNNNNNNNNNNNNNNNNNNNNNNNNNNNNNNNNNNNNNNNNNNNNNNNNNNNNNNNNNNNNNNNNNNNNNNNNNNNNNNNNNNNNNNNNNNNNNNNNNNNNNNNNNNNNNNNNNNNNNNNNNNNNNNNNNNNNNNNNNNNNNNNNNNNNNNNNNNNNNNNNNNNNNNNNNNNNNNNNNNNNNNNNNNNNNNNNNNNNNNNNNNNNNNNNNNNNNNNNNNNNNNNNNNNNNNNNNNNNNNNNNNNNNNNNNNNNNNNNNNNNNNNNNNNNNNNNNNNNNNNNNNNNNNNNNNNNNNNNNNNNNNNNNNNNNNNNNNNNNNNNNNNNNNNNNNNNNNNNNNNNNNNNNNNNNNNNNNNNNNNNNNNNNNNNNNNNNNNNNNNNNNNNNNNNNNNNNNNNNNNNNNNNNNNNNNNNNNNNNNNNNNNNNNNNNNNNNNNNNNNNNNNNNNNNNNNNNNNNNNNNNNNNNNNNNNNNNNNNNNNNNNNNNNNNNNNNNNNNNNNNNNNNNNNNNNNNNNNNNNNNNNNNNNNNNNNNNNNNNNNNNNNNNNNNNNNNNNNNNNNNNNNNNNNNNNNNNNNNNNNNNNNNNNNNNNNNNNNNNNNNNNNNNNNNNNNNNNNNNNNNNNNNNNNNNNNNNNNNNNNNNNNNNNNNNNNNNNNNNNNNNNNNNNNNNNNNNNNNNNNNNNNNNNNNNNNNNNNNNNNNNNNNNNNNNNNNNNNNNNNNNNNNNNNNNNNNNNNNNNNNNNNNNNNNNNNNNNNNNNNNNNNNNNNNNNNNNNNNNNNNNNNNNNNNNNNNNNNNNNNNNNNNNNNNNNNNNNNNNNNNNNNNNNNNNNNNNNNNNNNNNNNNNNNNNNNNNNNNNNNNNNNNNNNNNNNNNNNNNNNNNNNNNNNNNNNNNNNNNNNNNNNNNNNNNNNNNNNNNNNNNNNNNNNNNNNNNNNNNNNNNNNNNNNNNNNNNNNNNNNNNNNNNNNNNNNNNNNNNNNNNNNNNNNNNNNNNNNNNNNNNNNNNNNNNNNNNNNNNNNNNNNNNNNNNNNNNNNNNNNNNNNNNNNNNNNNNNNNNNNNNNNNNNNNNNNNNNNNNNNNNNNNNNNNNNNNNNNNNNNNNNNNNNNNNNNNNNNNNNNNNNNNNNNNNNNNNNNNNNNNNNNNNNNNNNNNNNNNNNNNNNNNNNNNNNNNNNNNNNNNNNNNNNNNNNNNNNNNNNNNNNNNNNNNNNNNNNNNNNNNNNNNNNNNNNNNNNNNNNNNNNNNNNNNNNNNNNNNNNNNNNNNNNNNNNNNNNNNNNNNNNNTCCAAAGCTGCAATTTCCTGTCGCATGGCCTCAGTCCAATGGGGAATGGAAGCTGCTGCCCTGTACGTTCTAGGCTCCTGCAAGATAGAAAGTGAAGACACAAATCCCATATATGCAGAATCATAAGAAGTGATGATAGGAGATTGATCAAGTGAAGGAAGATGACAAATGAAATCGTTAAGCCACGCAGGCTTATTGTGGCTTCGCATGGACCTGCGAAGTGCAGGGGAAGGAGTAGACGAATGCTGGTCAGGATGGATGGAAAACGAGGGAGGAGAAGATGTCTTAGGAATTGAAGTACTATCCTCAAGATCATCATCAGTTAAGGGGATGACTGCCAGTGGTATAGGTGAAGTGGATGTCTGGATTGTagcaaaagggaaacaatttTCACGAAACTGAACATTTCTGGAAACAAAGGTGGATTTAGTGTCAAGATCATAAAGTCTATATGCCTTTTGCCCACTAGGGTAACCCAAGAATACACATCTAGATGCCCTCTTATCAAATTTCGAAATATGAGGTTCGGGTTTAATAGCGAAACACAAACAGCCAATAGTACGGAGATGAGAATATGTGGGAGGCTTGTCATATAACACTTCATATGGAGTTTTCCAGTTTAAAACTGCTGTTGGGTACCGATTGATTAAGTATGTAGCTCCCAAGATAGCATCACCCCAAAATGACGAGGAAAAGAGGCTTGAAACATGATGGAACGGGCTATTTCAAGCAACGACCTGTGCTTACGCTCCACgactccattttgttgtggagtATAAGCACAACTACGTTGATGAACGATCCCAGAATTTCGAAGGAAATGCTGGAAAGAAGAACTAAGAAATTCACTCCCGTTATCGGTTCGAATGGACTGCACTTGCTTATTGAATTGAGTAGTAATTAACTTgcaaaagttttgaaatatttccaGAGTTTGTGATTTGAACTTCATGAGGAATGTCCAAGTCGAACGACTAAAATCATCAAcgatagttaaaaaatattggcaCCCAGACGTAGTAGGCTCCCTATAAGGCCCCCAAATGTCAAGATGAATGAGAGAGAACACAGATTTTGTTCGTATTTTGCTGGATTCAAAAGGCAATTTACACATTTTTGCAAGTGGACATATATCACAAGGTTTTATATTGTGACTCAGCTGTGACAAATCACCAATATGCTTTATGGAATTATGGGACAAATGTCCAAGTCTCTGATGCCAAAGGTCAGATTGATTCAAATCAGCAATGCAAGAGTAAGGAGTACAGGTAAGAGACGCAGGTTTTGTAGGTACAGAAACTGATTCTAAAATGTAAAGGTTTCTAATCAAGTGTGCCGTAGCGAGAACTCTATTAGTCTTCTGGTCCTGCAGAGTGCAAGTAAAGGTTAGAAAACTAAATTGGATAGATAACGAAGCACATAGTTGTCTGACAGAGAGTAAATTTACTGAGAATGAAGGAATATGAAGGACTTGGGTCAATTCGATTTCGGAACAAAGATGCAATGAGCCAATGTGTGAAACTGATTGTGAGTGTCCATTAGGCAGGTGTATGATCATTGGATTAGTGAGTTTAGTGTAAGAATGGAACAGTTTGAAATCTGCACATATGTGATGTGTTGCACCACTATCTATTATCCAAGAACTAGAAAGATCAGAGGCAGAAATTGCACTACTACCTGCAAAATTGTCGAGTTGTGCATAGTTGATCTTTAAAGGATCAAGTGGTATTTCCTCCTTCATATACTTCTTCATCTCCATACGCACTAAGTCAGCCAGGTTAGAGTGCTTGCTTTCATCCATCGTCAAACTAGCCTCATCAGTCATTTGAGCAATGAAACCTTTCCCCCTTCCTCCAGCTTTCTTTCTCTGTTCAGTCATGTCTCTGTACCAATCTGGTACTCCAAGCAGTTTAAAACATGAGTCCCTTGTATGCCCTGCCTTCTGGCAATGATCGCACACCATGGTTTTCTTATCAGCaaagtttttctttctataattCTGCCCCCTAGCTTGGAATGCAGCACCATTGTCCACATTACTTATGTTAACTTGCATCTGCTTCTCCATTCTGAGCAACATAGAGTATGCTTTAGTCACTGTAGGTAATGGTTCCAGAAGTAAAATCTGACTGCGAGCTTGCtcataaattggatttaaccCAACCAGAAATTGCATCAAATGATTAGAGGCATTCAAGTCGTCCACTGCTTTGTTAACGTTACAGGTGCATCCTGTACAAATACATCAAGGTGTAGGTGATAGGCAAAAGAGCTCATCCCACaaccttttcaattttgtataatattcAGTAATAGACAAATTTCCTTGTGTAACTTGCCCAATATCCCTTTGCAATTGATAAATCAGAGGGCTATTACTTTCTCCATACCGCGCTTCTAGCTCAATCCAAAGTTCACGTGAAGATCCCACGTACATGAAAGACTCCGCCAATTCCTTTGTCATGCAGTTTAGAACCCAGGTAGTGACCATGGAATCAATGCGATTCCAACGTTTGAACTCATCACTGTTAACTGGAGGTCGTATAGCAGTCCCTTCGATGAAATCGAGCTTCATTTTCGCTGTAAGGGCTCTCTTAATAGCCCTACTCCAAGCGAAGTAGTTGTTCCCGGTGAATAATGCTGATACCATCACCATTCCCGGATGGTCAGACGATTGCAGTTGCATAAACTCAGGTTCTGAAACGCCACTTGAAGTGG contains:
- the LOC110013112 gene encoding uncharacterized protein LOC110013112, which gives rise to MEYSTSIGHDATSSGVSEPEFMQLQSSDHPGMVMVSALFTGNNYFAWSRAIKRALTAKMKLDFIEGTAIRPPVNSDEFKRWNRIDSMVTTWVLNCMTKELAESFMYVGSSRELWIELEARYGERCTCNVNKAVDDLNASNHLMQFLVGLNPIYEQARSQILLLEPLPTVTKAYSMLLRMEKQMQVNISNVDNGAAFQARGQNYRKKNFADKKTMVCDHCQKAGHTRDSCFKLLGVPDWYRDMTEQRKKAGGRGKGFIAQMTDEASLTMDESKHSNLADLVRMEMKKYMKEEIPLDPLKINYAQLDNFAGSSAISASDLSSSWIIDSGATHHICADFKLFHSYTKLTNPMIIHLPNGHSQSVSHIGSLHLCSEIELTQVLHIPSFSDQKTNRVLATAHLIRNLYILESVSVPTKPASLTCTPYSCIADLNQSDLWHQRLGHLSHNSIKHIGA